One genomic window of Ziziphus jujuba cultivar Dongzao chromosome 4, ASM3175591v1 includes the following:
- the LOC107408291 gene encoding vesicle-associated protein 4-2 isoform X2 has translation MGVDDEKSGSDGKVWGLCSMPFWQTRNASSSSSSSLASMHNNAHHLNHQGHQSVEHTSLQSSSSVSSVAKSLLPTRRRLRLDPPNKLFFPYEPGKQVRSAIGIKNISKSHVAFKFQTTAPKSCYMRPPGGILAPGESLVATVFKFVEPPENNEKPVDQKSKVKFKIMSLKVKGEMDYVPELFDEQKDHVAVEQILRVVFLEPERPSPALEKLKRQLAEAEAVVEARKKPPEDTGPRIVGEGLVIDEWKERRERYLARQQVEVVDSV, from the exons ATGGGTGTTGATGATGAGAAATCTGGGTCTGATGGGAAAGTTTGGGGTCTTTGCAGCATGCCATTTTGGCAGACAAGAAACGCTTCCtcgtcgtcttcttcttctttggctTCTATGCATAATAATGCTCACCATCTGAATCATCAGGGTCATCAATCAGTGGAGCATACCAGCCTTCAGTCTTCTAGTTCTGTATCGTCTGTGGCTAAGTCTCTGCTGCCAACTAGGAGGAGGCTCCGTCTTGATCCTCCCAACAAGCTTTTCTTTCCTT ATGAACCAGGTAAGCAGGTTAGGAGCGCCATTGGGATTAAAAACATTTCCAAGTCTCATGTAGCTTTCAAG TTCCAAACAACTGCACCAAAGAGTTGCTACATGCGTCCTCCTGGGGGTATACTTGCTCCTGGTGAAAGTCTTGTTGCAACTG TATTCAAGTTCGTGGAACCTCCAGAGAACAATGAAAAACCAGTAGATCAGAAGAGCAAAGTCAAGTTCAAGATCATGAGTTTGAAAGTGAAAGGAGAAATGGATTATGTTCCGGAATTG TTTGATGAGCAAAAGGACCATGTCGCAGTTGAGCAAATATTGCGAGTTGTTTTCCTTGAGCCTGAACGCCCAAGCCCT GCACTTGAAAAACTTAAGCGGCAATTGGCTGAAGCTGAGGCTGTAGTTGAGGCGCGTAAGAAGCCTCCTGAAGATACGGGTCCCCGAATTGTGGGAGAAGGACTTGTCATAGATGAATGG AAAGAGAGAAGGGAAAGATATCTGGCACGGCAACAAGTTGAAGTAGTCGATTCTGTTTGA
- the LOC107408291 gene encoding vesicle-associated protein 4-1 isoform X1, with protein MGVDDEKSGSDGKVWGLCSMPFWQTRNASSSSSSSLASMHNNAHHLNHQGHQSVEHTSLQSSSSVSSVAKSLLPTRRRLRLDPPNKLFFPFVPAVRCRSDCLVQHFCDEPGKQVRSAIGIKNISKSHVAFKFQTTAPKSCYMRPPGGILAPGESLVATVFKFVEPPENNEKPVDQKSKVKFKIMSLKVKGEMDYVPELFDEQKDHVAVEQILRVVFLEPERPSPALEKLKRQLAEAEAVVEARKKPPEDTGPRIVGEGLVIDEWKERRERYLARQQVEVVDSV; from the exons ATGGGTGTTGATGATGAGAAATCTGGGTCTGATGGGAAAGTTTGGGGTCTTTGCAGCATGCCATTTTGGCAGACAAGAAACGCTTCCtcgtcgtcttcttcttctttggctTCTATGCATAATAATGCTCACCATCTGAATCATCAGGGTCATCAATCAGTGGAGCATACCAGCCTTCAGTCTTCTAGTTCTGTATCGTCTGTGGCTAAGTCTCTGCTGCCAACTAGGAGGAGGCTCCGTCTTGATCCTCCCAACAAGCTTTTCTTTCCTT TTGTTCCAGCTGTTCGCTGCAGATCTGATTGCCTTGTGCAGCACTTTTGTG ATGAACCAGGTAAGCAGGTTAGGAGCGCCATTGGGATTAAAAACATTTCCAAGTCTCATGTAGCTTTCAAG TTCCAAACAACTGCACCAAAGAGTTGCTACATGCGTCCTCCTGGGGGTATACTTGCTCCTGGTGAAAGTCTTGTTGCAACTG TATTCAAGTTCGTGGAACCTCCAGAGAACAATGAAAAACCAGTAGATCAGAAGAGCAAAGTCAAGTTCAAGATCATGAGTTTGAAAGTGAAAGGAGAAATGGATTATGTTCCGGAATTG TTTGATGAGCAAAAGGACCATGTCGCAGTTGAGCAAATATTGCGAGTTGTTTTCCTTGAGCCTGAACGCCCAAGCCCT GCACTTGAAAAACTTAAGCGGCAATTGGCTGAAGCTGAGGCTGTAGTTGAGGCGCGTAAGAAGCCTCCTGAAGATACGGGTCCCCGAATTGTGGGAGAAGGACTTGTCATAGATGAATGG AAAGAGAGAAGGGAAAGATATCTGGCACGGCAACAAGTTGAAGTAGTCGATTCTGTTTGA